The following coding sequences are from one Paracoccus alcaliphilus window:
- a CDS encoding response regulator yields the protein MNLRPAHILLIEDEPVTRMTLATYLESFGYRVSECDTAAEAEKLLSEQEADLLIVDINLAGKDGLEITREQRARSEIGIILLSGRTDDVDRIVGLELGADDYVCKPFNRRELLARVKNLLRRTLAMKHLSRRVFLFSGFSFDVPQRSLVGPDGEAIALTRAEFELLRVFVVNPGVVMDRERLTQAITHRNGAAANPRTIDVLVRRLRRKLGDDSRQKRIFSTSHGEGYVFTAMLE from the coding sequence GTGAACCTCAGGCCAGCCCATATCCTTCTGATCGAAGACGAGCCAGTCACGCGAATGACGCTGGCCACCTATCTCGAGTCGTTCGGCTATCGCGTTTCGGAATGTGATACGGCAGCCGAAGCCGAAAAGCTGTTGTCGGAACAGGAAGCGGATCTGCTGATCGTCGATATCAATCTGGCGGGCAAGGACGGGCTGGAGATTACGCGCGAACAGCGTGCGCGCTCGGAGATCGGCATCATCCTGCTCAGCGGGCGAACGGATGATGTTGACCGGATCGTCGGGCTGGAACTGGGGGCGGACGATTATGTCTGCAAGCCCTTCAACCGCCGCGAGCTGCTGGCGCGCGTCAAGAATTTACTGCGCCGCACATTGGCGATGAAGCATCTCAGCCGACGTGTCTTCCTTTTCAGCGGCTTCAGTTTCGACGTTCCGCAGCGCAGCCTTGTGGGGCCGGATGGCGAAGCGATCGCGCTGACCCGGGCCGAGTTCGAACTGTTGCGGGTTTTCGTCGTCAATCCCGGCGTGGTCATGGATCGCGAGCGGCTGACGCAGGCGATCACCCATCGCAACGGCGCCGCCGCAAATCCGCGAACCATAGATGTTCTGGTGCGCCGGTTGCGCCGCAAGCTGGGGGATGATTCACGGCAGAAGCGTATTTTTTCGACATCGCACGGCGAAGGATATGTATTCACTGCGATGCTGGAATAA
- a CDS encoding quaternary amine ABC transporter ATP-binding protein produces the protein MADQKNGALPDPAQRDQHVTAVRDVTLDIAPGEMLVIMGLSGSGKSTLVRCLSRLIRITGGTVSVEGRDIGTLDETGLIELRRRKMGMVFQSFGLLPHRTILDNVAFPLEMRGQDRRARYARAGEMLELVGLKGREGYFPRELSGGQQQRVGIARSLVIEPDIWFLDEPFSALDPLIRREMQDEFLRLKGLLNKTIVFITHDFDEALRLADRIAIMKNGAIEQCDTPDRIVLHPATEYVARFTADIDRARVVRAAGIARPPSGALPDGEAVAGTKTVRDLGRQIVTDTRAEIPVAGSDGRLLGVMDREKALDILLGGAT, from the coding sequence ATGGCCGACCAAAAGAACGGTGCCCTGCCCGACCCCGCGCAACGCGACCAGCACGTCACCGCAGTGCGCGATGTGACGCTGGACATCGCACCGGGCGAGATGCTGGTCATCATGGGGCTTTCGGGTTCAGGCAAATCGACACTGGTGCGTTGCCTGTCGCGGCTGATCCGGATAACCGGCGGTACGGTCAGCGTCGAGGGTCGCGACATCGGCACGCTGGACGAGACCGGCCTGATCGAACTGCGCCGCCGCAAGATGGGCATGGTCTTTCAAAGCTTCGGACTTCTGCCGCATCGCACCATTCTGGACAATGTGGCCTTCCCGCTGGAGATGCGGGGGCAGGATCGCAGGGCTCGCTATGCCCGCGCGGGCGAAATGCTGGAACTGGTCGGGCTCAAGGGCCGCGAGGGTTATTTCCCGCGCGAATTGTCAGGCGGACAGCAGCAACGCGTCGGTATTGCCCGTTCTCTGGTGATCGAACCCGACATCTGGTTTCTGGACGAACCCTTCTCTGCGCTGGACCCGCTGATCCGCCGCGAAATGCAGGACGAATTTCTGCGGCTCAAGGGCCTGCTGAACAAGACCATCGTCTTCATCACACATGATTTCGACGAGGCCTTGCGGCTGGCAGACCGCATCGCGATCATGAAAAACGGCGCGATCGAGCAATGCGATACCCCCGACCGCATCGTGCTGCATCCGGCGACCGAATATGTGGCCAGGTTCACCGCCGATATAGATCGCGCCCGTGTAGTGCGTGCTGCCGGCATTGCCCGGCCGCCAAGCGGCGCCCTGCCGGACGGTGAGGCCGTCGCCGGAACGAAAACCGTCCGCGATCTGGGACGGCAGATCGTGACCGACACCCGCGCCGAAATCCCCGTCGCCGGAAGCGACGGCCGGTTGCTGGGTGTCATGGATCGCGAAAAGGCCCTGGACATATTGCTGGGAGGGGCGACGTGA
- a CDS encoding ABC transporter substrate-binding protein, which yields MNNTGKLLFGATALTMIAAQGWAQDSSDPIVIPIHNWSSQIVMSHVVGQIFESLGNSVEYVSTDSQAVYEAIRLGDATLEVEVWEGAFGASFDAAVAKGGIHEAGSHDAVTREDWWYPMWTKNACPGLPDWQALNDCAAVFATPETGDKGRFLGGPVDWLKHDAEKVDALDMNFVVVNAGSAAALWAELAAAERNETPIVLFNWTPNFAEAVWEGEFVEFPEWVEGCDTDPAVGPIPDKVYDCGNPADGYLKIAAWDGMQEKWPRAYEVLSKVDIPNPLISEMAKLVDIDGMEPEDAAAVWIETHPDIWKPWTE from the coding sequence ATGAACAATACCGGAAAGCTTCTTTTCGGCGCGACGGCGCTTACGATGATCGCGGCACAGGGCTGGGCACAGGATTCCTCCGACCCGATCGTGATCCCCATTCACAACTGGTCCAGCCAGATCGTGATGAGTCATGTTGTTGGCCAGATATTTGAATCCCTTGGCAATTCCGTGGAATATGTTTCGACCGACAGCCAGGCCGTCTATGAGGCGATCCGCCTGGGCGATGCCACGCTGGAGGTCGAGGTGTGGGAAGGCGCCTTTGGCGCGTCCTTCGATGCCGCGGTTGCAAAGGGTGGGATTCACGAAGCGGGCAGCCATGATGCCGTCACTCGCGAAGACTGGTGGTATCCGATGTGGACCAAGAATGCCTGCCCCGGACTGCCCGACTGGCAGGCACTGAACGACTGTGCCGCCGTTTTCGCCACGCCCGAGACCGGCGACAAGGGGCGCTTTCTGGGCGGTCCGGTGGACTGGCTGAAGCATGACGCCGAAAAGGTTGACGCGCTGGACATGAATTTCGTGGTCGTGAACGCAGGCTCGGCTGCCGCGCTCTGGGCGGAACTGGCGGCTGCCGAAAGAAACGAAACTCCGATCGTTCTGTTCAACTGGACGCCGAACTTCGCCGAAGCCGTCTGGGAAGGTGAATTCGTCGAATTTCCCGAATGGGTCGAGGGGTGCGACACCGATCCCGCCGTCGGCCCCATCCCCGACAAGGTTTACGATTGCGGAAATCCGGCCGATGGCTATCTGAAAATCGCGGCCTGGGACGGCATGCAGGAGAAATGGCCCCGCGCCTATGAGGTGCTGTCAAAGGTGGACATCCCCAATCCGTTGATTTCCGAAATGGCCAAGCTGGTCGATATCGACGGGATGGAACCGGAAGACGCGGCTGCCGTCTGGATAGAAACGCATCCCGATATCTGGAAACCCTGGACCGAGTAA